One stretch of Bactrocera tryoni isolate S06 unplaced genomic scaffold, CSIRO_BtryS06_freeze2 scaffold_7, whole genome shotgun sequence DNA includes these proteins:
- the LOC120781764 gene encoding actin-related protein 2-like, translated as MKEKLSNIIYDIEMEQLCDKGFDVLIPSHLTNVEGQDIAGSVFNTIQTGDIDILV; from the exons ATGAAAGAGAAACTTTCCAATATCATCTATGACATCGAGATGGAACA GTTGTGTGATAAAGGTTTTGATGTGCTAATCCCATCGCATTTAACAAACGTTGAAGGACAAGACATCGCTGGGTCAGTGTTTAACACCATACAAACGGGCGATatcgatatacttgtatga
- the LOC120781528 gene encoding uncharacterized protein LOC120781528, which yields MYSFFGVLISAGANNSNTDHVNKMWKKNAYPLYRATMGRIRFQSLLRFIRFDDYTTRPARVANDKAALISDTWKMLNANLAALYRPTEHLTIDEQLYPFRGRTKFTQYMPSKPAKYGLQVFWLCDASNAYPLKGILYTGKQGNTREVNQAERVVKDLVSDYKGSCRNITTDRFFTTLPLVETLLSWKLTIVGTLKKK from the coding sequence ATGTATTCCTTTTTTGGAGTATTGATATCTGCTGGTGCAAATAACTCAAACACAGatcatgtaaataaaatgtggaAGAAAAATGCTTATCCGTTATATCGTGCAACAATGGGACGAATACGCTTTCAGTCGCTTTTACGGTTCATACGTTTCGATGATTATACAACACGCCCGGCTCGAGTAGCCAATGATAAAGCTGCTCTTATTTCAGATACATGGAAGATGCTGAATGCCAACTTAGCTGCATTGTATCGACCAACGGAACACTTGACCATCGACGAACAGCTCTACCCTTTCAGAGGAAGAACTAAGTTTACTCAGTATATGCCATCCAAGCCTGCTAAATACGGTCTGCAAGTATTTTGGTTGTGCGATGCAAGTAATGCTTATCCACTGAAAGGGATTTTGTATACAGGTAAACAAGGTAATACTCGAGAAGTCAATCAAGCTGAACGAGTTGTCAAAGACCTGGTCAGCGATTATAAAGGATCTTGCCGAAATATAACCACGGACAGATTTTTCACAACTTTACCTTTGGTGGAGACTCTGTTATCTTGGAAACTTACTATCGTCggtacattgaaaaaaaaataa